The sequence TCGAGTTCTGACGGTCAATTCCAATGGCAAGGTTATGTCGAGCGAGTAGAGCAGCACTTACAACAAGACACGCGTCAGCGCTCATTGATCGTGAAAGTCGATAATCCTTTGGATCAAGAGAAGGATCTTTATCCAGGAACGTTCGTACAAGCGACGATCTCGGGTAAGCAGTTAACCCAATTGTGGGAACTTCCGGCTTCTGCACTTTCGCAACAAGGCGACCTGTGGTTTGTGGATGATAGCGGTCAACTTTCGAAATCAAACGCGAATGTTGAATTTGAAAAGGGTGGTTTGATTTACATCGATCCTGCCAAATTGGATTTGGAAATTGGTGACAGTATGCAAGTGGTTAAGCGTCCGTTAAGCAGCTTTAAAGCGGGTATGGTCGTTCTGGCTAAGGCGGAGGGTTAGTCATGTCTCATGAGTTGAAACCGAATAACCAAGCGGACAGTAACCAGAAGCCAACTAAACCACACACTGGCGCAATTGCATGGTTCGCGAATAACTCTGTAGCAGCGAATTTGTTGTTAGTGGGCGTGATCATCATCGGTCTTTTATCGCTTAACACGTTACGTAAAGAAGCGTTTCCAAGCCTAGAACCTGATGTGGTGACAGTGTCGGTAACCTATGACAGTGGTGACCCTATTCAGGCGGAAGAAGGCCTAGCGATTAAGATTGAAGATGCGTTAGAAACCGTACCGGGCATTAAGCGTATTACGTCAACTTCTGATGCGAATGGTAGCCATGTTTCGATTGAAAAAACGAGCACCTATGATCTTGATACCCTGTTAACTGACGTTAAAACTAAGGTTGATGCGATCAATAACCTGCCTTCTGGCGCTGATAATCCTGTGATTGATAAAGCTCGCATGCAAGATCATGCCTTATGGGTGCAGATCTATGGTGACGCAGACCGAGCAACGCTTCAAAGCTTAGCCGAGCAATTGAAATCAGATCTATTGAGCCAGTCATCAATTCGTGATTTGGAAATCAAGGCTAAGGCTGACCCTATGATCTCAGTTGAGGTTGATGAGAACAAGCTACAGGCATACGGCTTAACTCTGACTGACGTTTCTGAAGCGATCAATGCGGAATCTTCTGCGGCTATCTCGACGAGCCTTCGTAATGGCGAAAAAACGGTTCGTTTGAAGGTTTCTGAACAGGCGTATGAGATCCAAGATTTCAACGCGATTCCGGTGATGACGACGACTGATGGTACGCAAATTACCTTGGGTGACATTGCCAACGTTGAAGACATGTTTGCTGATGATACCTTCATGCTTTCTCGTTATAACCAACAGAATGCGATGGCAATTCAGATCGTGATGGATGAATACGGAGACGTCGTCAGCATTGTTGAACAAGCAGAAAAAGTGGTAGAGCGCTGGGAAAACAGCAACATGCTGCCTAGCGATGTCGAAATCGAAACTTGGTACGATAAAAGTACCATGATCAAAGACCGCTTAAGCCTATTGATGAAGAATGCGCTCACCGGTATTGCTTTGGTGTTCATCGTGTTAGCGGTATTCCTAAACGTGCGTGTCGCTTTCTGGGTCGCCGCTGGCTTACCGTTTGTTTTTTTTGGCACCATGTTCTTCATGACCGACACCTTTATGGGGTTAACCATCAATGAAATGACTACCTTTGGTTTCATTATGGCGCTCGGGATAGTGGTCGATGATGCCGTAGTGGTCGGGGAAAGTATCTACTCCACGCGCAAAGAAGAAGGCGACTCGATAGGCAGTACCATTCGAGGCACCATGAAAGTGGCATCACCGACCATATTTGGTGTGTTAACGACGGTTGTTGCCTTCTTAGCACTCGCGAACGTTGAAGGCAAAATGGGGCAGATTTATGCTCAATTCGGCACGGTCGTGACTATCTGTTTACTGCTGTCTTTGGTTGAGTCTAAATTCATTCTGCCATCGCACCTTGCACACATTAATACTAAGCGCAGCGAGAAGAAGGGGCTGTGGGCTCGCGTTCAACATGCTGCCGATACTGGATTAGGTTGGTTTAATAAGCGCATCTACTGCCCTGTGATTGAATGGGCACTAAAACTACGTTACGCCGTGGTGATGGTTTTCTTATCGCTACTAATCTTAGTAGCAGGATTACCAATGACAGGCGCGGTTCGTGTGGCGTTCTTCCCTGATATGCCGGGAGACACAGTGACTGCTGATATGTCGATGCAA is a genomic window of Vibrio crassostreae containing:
- a CDS encoding efflux RND transporter permease subunit → MSHELKPNNQADSNQKPTKPHTGAIAWFANNSVAANLLLVGVIIIGLLSLNTLRKEAFPSLEPDVVTVSVTYDSGDPIQAEEGLAIKIEDALETVPGIKRITSTSDANGSHVSIEKTSTYDLDTLLTDVKTKVDAINNLPSGADNPVIDKARMQDHALWVQIYGDADRATLQSLAEQLKSDLLSQSSIRDLEIKAKADPMISVEVDENKLQAYGLTLTDVSEAINAESSAAISTSLRNGEKTVRLKVSEQAYEIQDFNAIPVMTTTDGTQITLGDIANVEDMFADDTFMLSRYNQQNAMAIQIVMDEYGDVVSIVEQAEKVVERWENSNMLPSDVEIETWYDKSTMIKDRLSLLMKNALTGIALVFIVLAVFLNVRVAFWVAAGLPFVFFGTMFFMTDTFMGLTINEMTTFGFIMALGIVVDDAVVVGESIYSTRKEEGDSIGSTIRGTMKVASPTIFGVLTTVVAFLALANVEGKMGQIYAQFGTVVTICLLLSLVESKFILPSHLAHINTKRSEKKGLWARVQHAADTGLGWFNKRIYCPVIEWALKLRYAVVMVFLSLLILVAGLPMTGAVRVAFFPDMPGDTVTADMSMQNDASFGQTQQNLLVLEAAATQTDETLRAQYGAQGEESELLSLQVIADADDSGQVKIELDSDSVYTSNEFADAWQEAVGQMEGVKKLKILSKMEMVDNFKVELKAWNEESVTAAGNEFLTKLQAIEGVSGIDHNLDLGEPQYRFELTQQGRALGFDTASLSQQVLQAFGGDIVQQFQRGKDEVKVRVRYPESDRQTIADIKQSSVRTNDGTVVPLSTVAKVYSDYQVSEITRIDSQRAVYISAVLDKEVVAPAELVHQLQDTLVPDLEAQYPGLTVDFAGETEEQEETASSMMSMFVLAMIAIYTLLAIPLKSYIQPVIIMTAIPFGIVGAILGHWWNDLTISILSLNGILALSGVVVNDSLLLVSRFNELIKEQGKSVHDAIVEACSGRLRAVLLTSVTTFAGLTPLLSETSLQAQFLIPAAAALGYGILFATFITLILTPALLMIQCEIKSLILKVTNRVKGVEQTA